TCACCGGGTCTATGGCGGATAAGACGCAAGCCATCATCAGGAATACGGAAGCAATTCTCGAGGAGGCCGGGTCTAGCCCGGACAGGGTTGTCAAGGTCGTGGTAAGTAGTTTTCATTCTTCATGTATGGGCACCGTAGCTAATATGCATTGACATCTAGGTGTATGCAAAAGATGCTAGCATCATGCCGGAATTCTCCAAAGTGTACAACCCAGCCTTCCCTCATAAACCTGCTCGGTCCATGGCAGAGGTGTCTGAACTTCCTGCTGGGGTGGATATTCAGGTTGACTTTATTGCCGTTGTATAGCTTGTAGACTATGTACATACAGCGTTGATCTCAAGGCATAGGCTTGCGCACTGCTGAAACATACTTGACAGATCATAAGCGAATTTCCATCACTCAACACCAGAGAAAGCACTTACAGGAATGATCTGGACTTTCTCCAGATCCCAGACTCCACTTTTAGCGTAAATGTCGCCGTTTATTGCCTCACGGACATCCTCAACACTTTCCCCTGTGTAGACAATCATGCTACCTTTGAACAGCGCATCTTCACCTTCTGCGGGATGTTCTTCAAGCATGGCGCCTTTACCATTTAGCTTCAACGTACTTGTATACCATAAAAAGTGAGGAGCATACCACCAACAACCAATCTTCCCGTTTCAACTAGAGGCTTGATTCCCTCGTAATGGATCCTGATGATGATTAGGTCAGAGATCAATAAACAGCACCTCACGAGGACTCACGGCCTGACTTTCTTCCTAATGTCAAGAGCATTGGGCATATCAGGAAGGATGCATAGAAATTCCTTTGGTTTTCCGGTAGCCGTAGCCATGGTCCGATACCCCACGGTGCGGATAGGTGAGCGCCCTCCTCTGGAAACATAATTCCAGGTAGTGAAAAGAGCGGGTTTTCTAGCGCATAATATGGATGCTGACATTCTGTTGAGATGTATTGCCCAAGGGATTGTATTCAGTTGGAATATCAATCAAAAGAGACGATGCGGGGTCGTTTAAAGTCGGCGGAGGCTGCATATCGGCATCGGAAGAGCGTCCCGTTGAGCATATTGAATCGGTAAAAGGAAATTTTGTCATGTGATGTCATGAACCCCAGGCAATTGTAGCGTGGTGAACATAGCAATCACTCAATTTTATTCAGTCCTTCCTACTATAATCTCTCATTGCAGCCATATTTAACTCCAGCTCTTTAGCCCCCATTCCTGTTACCTTGACAGAATATACAGACTCTGAGAGTCGCGAGTTAATCCAGCGAATTCACGTCTGCAAGGATGAGGATCTTGCGCAGTTCCCTCCGACTCCCTGTGCCTGCATGTGGCTCGCGGACATTGAGAGGTTGAGAGCCCTCGTGCAACAAGCTGAGGATCAAAAATCACGACAACTATTTATTCTTAATATTAACATTAATGCCACTATGAAGGTGATTGTCAAATATGTGATCTTTTGCCTCTCACCCCCAGGGTACACTGTTAATGAAGTAATGATGCTTAGGAACTTATGAAAGAATGGCTTCCGCCTTCATCGAACATGATGAGGAGAAACTTTTGGAGAGGGGAGAGGAAAAGGTGTGTATAGCGAGTACTACTGCCCAATAACCTGGGATAAAGCTAACATGTCCAGTGCGCTCGACGAGACGGGGGAAAATGCATTGTAACCAAAGTCAAGGTGTTCAACGGAATCGCACACATATAGCCACCTTCTCTCCTGCAGTCCACCACTGACTGTCGTCCCCACAACGCCATGTTCTGGGATCTCCTACAATTCTTCTGGAACATCGATCGAGTTAAATGCTGGGAGAGAGTAATAACAGCTAGAAACGAAACTTCCAACGAGATGTGTACCTCCTTTACCTATCTCCAAACGCCCACCGAATGTGGGGAAAGGGATGTTTCGCGCTCAAACCGATCTATCTCTCTGATGACCGGAGAACACTGAGGTACGTCTCTTCTGGCTCAAGCAATTCAAGCAGGAGTCGAAGGCTGTAGACCCGCTATCACAGATTGAGGATTtctactgtgttggaaactACACGAAAGTCTACAGTTCTGAGACAGGTAAGCCAATCACTACTGGCACTATTATCCGTTCTGAAACGAAACAGATGACCCAATTGCACGCGCACTTCCTGATTTGGATCTACTCGAAATGCGGTGGGTTTTACAGAGGGTGCTGGCTCTGATTGGTGGTCCTAATTACCCGAGTGAAGATGACTCCTCGAATACTCCTTCGTGGATGTTTGCCAGCGCTCCGAGTGAAATTATCTGGATCCCCACGACGGTCCCGAAGACGTTTACCTCTTCAACTAAGAGCATACCAGGATAGATCGGCTCCAGATCCTCCTATCAccattgctttctttttaAAAGTGTCATGTGATGTCGTAAGCCCCAGGTAACTTGCAAAAAATAGGCTTAGCCCTTATCATTCACTCAATACAATGCCTTCCTTTTTATTATTCCTCTTCAGTAATAGGCGTAATTTCTTCTTTACAACCTACTATCATTCCTCATCTTCAGCCACAGCGTCTGGATCAAGCTCTTCGATATCCATTCTTGCTGTATTTCAACGGAGTAAATAGAATGATTCTTTAGTACTTAGGGTTTCACAGACGACGAGAGAGAAATCGTGAGATGACTCCGAGAGTATCTTGGTCTCCCAAGGGCCCCCGCCGAGGCCACATCCAAGGGCAAAGAAGGCGCCATCGAAggaaaaaagggaagaaacGAACTGATGCAGCTTTGCTTGCCCTGGTCGATTTCTTCGCGCATGTGGAGATTAGCTTTGCAAGGTTGCATGATGGTGGCTTTTGCTTTACAATATTTGATCCTTTAAGACCTATATTGTCTCAATCGTCATCTATTATACAGATAATGCATCCCGAAATGAAATAACAGAAACATGCTCATAAGCTCAACACCATAAATCATTATCCCCATCATAAGAACATACTTTTATGCGCGCTGGTCCCGCTCCAACGCCTCGTAGGGCTGCTGGTTGTCCACGCCCTTCTGTCTAggaccaccaccagcatcgGGACCACTCTGAGCCACCCGATACTGGAGGTCATTCAAACCAGCGCGACCAGGGTCCTGTCTGTTACCAACCTGGTTGTTGAAGCTAGCGTTGTACTTAGGGTCGCTGTCAAAGCCACCCTCCTGGATGTTCTTGCCATGCGGCTTGGTGTTTCCAAACTGCTCTGTGACATCGGCCACGTACGAAGGGGCCTGGCCCGCGTTGTACTGACTCTGGTAGCCGCTTCCGCTGGCGCTGACGCCGGCAGCGCCAACCTTGTGCGTAGAGTATTGGCCAGAGCCGATGTTAAGGTCCTGCTTCGCGGCTGTTGGACCGCCGGTGTAGCCGGATTGGGGCAGGTGGGCGCCGGGGTAGTTGCCCTGGCCGCCGAGAGCTTCGGGGTACCTTTCTTGTCTGTCGAGGTTCTCACGGGCGGTGCCGACTGCGGCAGAGGGAAGGGTGGTTGCGCCGGAGGTGCTAGTGTTGTTCAGAGTCGACTGGCCGCCAGACACACCGAGGGGCTCGGCGCCGCGGTTTTGAGAGAAGGCACCGCCGTGGGTGGATGATTCTGCGGCGAGAGAGTCGTTGGAGACGGGACCAGCGGGTTCGCTGATGGGTTGTTGATAGGCCTTGGGGTCGGTAGTGACCTATTCCTGTTAGTATCAAGCACACTAAGACTGGCACGAAGACGAAATACACACCTTAGTGCTTCTGGAGGCACCGATGGGCTGTCCTTGGAGATCCATGATTGCTGTGATTGATTGGGGTTCGTAGAGAGGTTGGGTATCGAGTCGTTGTAGGAATTGGATTGCTATTGCAATTCTGGATTAATCGTCTGTTGATTGAAGATGTCGAGGCGAATAGAGAGCGATGGCAACGCTATATAGGCGAAGACAGAACCAACATGTTGCAGGTGATGTCAGGCTGACGGTGGCACGCTTCCAGGTACGTCAACAGTGTTGCCCAGTGTGTGATGCACCCAACCAGCCATATCCGGAAACAGAATGTTCTCTTGTGCCATGGTTCATCGAAGTTGCTGGAGATCGCAAACTGGGCAGAGACATGGTCGGTTGACGTCATGGCCAGGCGAGCAACATCATCTGTGTCCATCAGTCATTGTACGGTGTATCCCTGTAGGGGAGAGAGAATACCTAGAATACCCCAAGTCGGGAGCTCATTGATCTCGTCGTTTAACTTTTTAAAGCTCTACGAGTGGTTGATATCTGGCTGCCGGCTTCATGGTTCATTTACAATGGATCACGTGATGCGCTATACCTGAACCGGCTAACTTTGTATACGTCTGGCGGGGAGAGCGACAAGCTAAATGCAGTAGCATCAATGTTCAATGCTTGAGTGTAGTTATTCTAAGTGTCGTTCAAATTAAAAGGTCTTATGCCTACGGAGTCCAGGTGCGAAATAATCATAAATCATGTACTTGCATTACCCAATCGCTCATCAGTATGCTAAAAATACAATATCTTAGATATACAAGTTGCCCTTCACCGAGCAAGAGCATCCCTCGGAAGGCCATCCAGATTCTCCTTCGCCTGACGTCCAACATTACCCGATGGTGCTGTGCTGTGGTGCCATTCGTCACCATCCGTTCTGACGCTGCTCGATGCGGTCGCGGGGTCCCGCAGAGCACTGTTGTATTCACCAGAGAGAGGACCTTCGCGTCCTCCAGAGCCGACGTTAACGGTTCTCTGGTCGGCGGATTGCCAGTCGCTAGCGGTGGGTGGTTGTTCGGGCAAGGGCAGGTTGTTCCGGTGGTCTTCAATCTCCTTGCTCTTGTTGGTGTTTTCGTTGACCATGGACTAAAATCTTAGTATACGTTTTTCATATGCCAGATTTGCGGATGTAACTCACCTTCAAGGCGGAGACTTCTGAGTCCTTGGGGACTGTGCCGTTGTGCTGCAGCGCAGTGCGAGTCTCCTGCTTGCGGAGGTCCTGGGCGGTGGTGTGGCTTGTCATTTTGAGGTTGTAGTTGTGTAGTGTTTTCCGAGGATAGGTCAAGGAACAGTGTTCAAAGGTATACTCTGCGTAGATTTATTATGGTGTTAGTGTCTGGAGGCGTTAGAGGAGTGGTAGAGGCGTTCTTATATGCTCATGGATACAACCATGGCTGGCGGCGTCAATGCCATAATGACGAAATGTGTGTCTCCAAGTTTCAAGTATGGTTTCCAACTCCACCATAACCACAGCTGGGAAGAGACAGAGAATAACCCCACTGCAAGAACATCTTGATATCAACAATCGTTTCTGGAATGCAATACTATCGTGATCGCTTGCTAAGAAAGTCGATCAAGGGGACTTCTACATCATAGGCCCGTCACAATTTCTCTGTTATGTAAGCTTCATATATTCCAAATCCTTGCAAATCCTTGTAGACTTCATGTTCTCGGCCATTGCTCTGTGTTGCGCAGCCAGATTGCGAATAGATGTTGGGTGGTGAAGCTATACCGGCATCATTGCACCCGGGTGCAGTCGCAAGTAAACTTGGAACTCAGTACACAAGAGCAAAGACGGCAAGGACAACGCTGTCTCTGTTCTGTCTTTGCTCGTAGACAATCAGAAGGCGAAGGGGCCTAGTCGCGTCACGCGTGCTGGTCAAGTCACGGAGGCATAGTTGTCAGCCTCCTGTCAACTCCAGAGATATTCCGAGTATGATTGCCGTTTGTGCCTTATGTGAAGCTTCCACATGGACATCTATAGCATCTGTAGCCGAATTGAGCAATTGCTTGAATGTCGACTTGGAAGTTCTCGCGATGTGTGCATAAATGCATAAATGTACATTTCACCGCCTTCATTCTAAAGCGGCAGAAAATCGTTCCCCGCCGGCACTGAAGACGCTTTTTCGTGCTCTCTCGTGTCTGTGTGCAGATTCGAGGGCTTTTCTATATTGTATTATACCATTGTCGTGCCCATTGCACCTGATTCGTGACAGTCAAAATGCCCCGCGATCCCTTGATTGGGCTGGTTGGCAAGGTCTGTCCGTCCGTCTCCGGTCTTATCGCATGCCGCTGACCAGAGGGGTTCACAGCCTTCCAGTGGAAAGTCGACGACGCTCAACAGTTTGACAGATGCTAGTTCCAAAGTTGGTATGTACTGACTATCTCCTCATCTTTTATATGCGCAATTGCTTACCGAAATGTCTTTTCGCAAACAGGAAACTTCCCGTAAGTCACCATCTCCGTCTAACCCTCGGCCACGCCCTTCCGCAATCAAACGTCGCACCCTTCGAGCTCCATTGCATCTCTCTAATTTACGGCTAGCTTCACCACCATCGACCCCCAGCGCGCTATTGGTTACCTACAAATAGAATGCGCATGCCAGCGATTCAACGTCTCAGATAGGTGCAAACCGAACTACGGAGGTTGCTACGAGGGACGGCGATCCGTGCCTATCGAACTCCTGGACGTTGCTGGTCTTGTCCCTGGAGCGCACGAAGGACGAGGCTTGGGAAATAAGTTCTTGGATGACCTGCGTCATGCGGATGCTTTGATCCATGTGGTGGATGTTAGCGGGACAACTGATGCGGAGGGTTAGTATGTTTGGGAGAGGGATGAAGCGCAGGGTTGACAGACTGGCTTGCAGGAAAGGCAACACGAGGATATGACCCGTCCGCAGATATCGAATGGCTTCGGTCTGAGATTGTCCGGTGGGTGTTGGGGAATTTGATGCAGAAATGGTATGCGCTACAACATCGCAGGAAAGCCGTAATGGCTAACAGATTCCAGGGGCTCTATCAAGAGACGACATGTGGCAATCAGTTAGTCAACCACCGTCCTGTTAAATTGTGCCGGTTGTTAACCCCAGATAGAGGCGACGGCACCCGAAACCCTACAAGGCCAGTTCTCCGGTTACGGGAGCACAGTACAGACTGTGATACGGTGTCTGGATAGAATTGGGTTGAAAGAGCCACTTGAGGAATGGTCAGACGAGACGATTGAGAAGGTCGTTAGGGCATTCATCGATGAGAAATTCCCTACCGTGTTGGCCTTGAACAAGATCGACCATCCTGACTCAGATAAGGTGCGTCTCGTTGCACTCATATAGACTTCAGTGCTGACAGGATATAGAACATCAGCAAAATCGCCAAGATGCAAGATCCGCAATCGATCGTCCTGTGCTCTGCTATATCAGAAGTCTTCCTCCGAAGATTAGCAAAGCAAAACTACATCAAGTATGTAGAAGGCAGCGAATTCTTAGATACAAGGGAAGATCTCATCGACATGGGCGAACCTGACGGCGGAGGCCTGAAAGAGATGGATGAGAAGTTAAAGACGTGCGTTCACCTTATCACATCCCTATGCTCCTACTGACGTTACCAGCCGTGTCGAGAACATGAAGGATATGGTTCTCTACCGTTTCGGATCTACTGGTGTTGTACAGTGTCTCTCGCGAGCAGCGGAACTACTGGGCCTGGTGCCAGTgttcccggtcaggaacttGCACACATTCTCGTCTGGCGCAGGGACAGCTGTTTTCCGTGATTGCGTTTTGGTCAAGAAGTGAGTATCTACCAGCTGCACCTGGTTATGTCTGTCTGCTGACtccaagtagaaacagtacaGTGGGCGATGTTGCCCGGAAGGTTATGGGCGACGTGCCTATTTCCTACGTCGAGGGTGTCGGTGGTACCCGGGTGTCCGAAGATGAGATTGTGGCCGTAGGAAAGCATGATGTACGTCGTTTATTCTTTCCCATGCTGTACTTCGCTAACAATAATAGGTCCTCTCATTCAAACCCGGACGGTAACTACTATGTACACTGATGACTCGATAATGAAACATTGCAACAAAAAAATACTCGTACATATCCCATAGAAATAGACCCAATCCACCAAATCATTATTCAATTCATTGTCCCCTCTGTCTAACCCGTCAGCCGCATCCCCCTAAAATCCCAACCCAAAaatcaaaagaaaatcatACCTGAGCCCTCTCATCATTCATCCCAATAACTGGCTCCGGTGCCCTCGGATGCTCCTCCTTCGCCTTCCGCCCATACCCCGAACCCCCGCGCTCAGTCGTCGCCTGGCTCTGCGACCGATCCGCAACACCCTCTTTCCGATCTCGCTCTGACATGCCTAGACCGGAGGCTTTGGTCTCGGGGTCTGTGGTGTCGGCGTTGTGCTTTGTGCGGTCGACGGCGTGTTCCTGGGGGGGCACGCCGCGCCATTTGTTGAAGAGTTTGTTATAGGCGCCGCTGATGGAGATTGGGCGAATTGGTTGCGTTTTTTGGAGTGGTCGAGGTGTGGTTGGGCGTATTTGGGTTCGTAGGGTTTGGAGAGGCAGGGTGATGAGGGATGCGATGCGGGTTCGGGGGAGTGGCATTTTGCTGTATTGCTTGTTCGAAGTGCTGTATGCTGAAATGTTAAGTCGGATAGGTGACAAAGTTGCTAGTATATAACTTAGTGTCTAGATTACTTTTAAAGCTGGTCCAATACCTAGCTCGTCTGTATGACGTTCCGATGTTGCAATAGTACGGGGTAGATCGATTACTTCTCGGAGCGATGGAAAGGGCTTGGAGTTTGGTTATTGATCTTGGTTTCTAACCCGGTAAACATACTATTCTCTATTCTTGTAATAATATCAGAATGTTGTCGAGGTCTCTTTCGAGTTCGTCCATGACTGTGCGGGGGCAAGCATATTAGAAACAATAGATCAAAATGCTGGGCTGCCAAGCTGATGGAAAGCTCAAATTGCCATAACTATAATAGACAGGATAGCAGAGTACAATAACCGACCTATATTCGTGATATTCATCCGACTTCTATGCCATCAATTGACCAAAAAGGAAGGATCCTGTCAGCCACATCAAGCCGCATCCACTTTACGTCATGGTTCGTCTTGCTGTGGCACTGCGATATCCGGGCGGGTAaagtattattattatttagtcaagtttattgtccatatcgagccctaaagctatgacagaccatattCCATAAACTCGAGGCTCATACACTATTTTCGATAAGACTAACTACAGGTACTATAACAAAGAAGTGTGCATAGCTGTTTCTGGCCTCTTGCCTCTATGAGTTCCCGAGGTGGCACCCCCTTCTATAATCTTTctggtccttttcctcgccccaaaccgcctgtatgcgtagagctttcgagcacagtgctctccttgtgttccGGAGCAAggtgggtgtggcctaggctgactctcagcttaGGGTAGCCTCCCTGCTactcctctccttttctAATTGCCTCCTctaatgcttccagtccccattcctCATCTCTCCGGGCCCTTTCGGGGGTAAAGTATATACCCGGGTAGTATAGGGCTTCAAGCAGACGACACCGGTCTAGACTCTACAAGTGAGTACGAAGTTGGGGTTAAACTGCTCAAATGGGATTTGCCTGATAATTATAGCAATCCTCTCCCAGATATCATTCCCTCCTCTTTTCAGCACCTCTCCTCGCATAACGCCCTCAACATACGCCTCCCCAATCAATATCCAGCCATCCTTCCTCCCAATCTGACCTTCAGCTTGGATTAATCTCCGCCTCAGTTTCGCAATCTCCTTTCTAGTGTTCATGGCTGCTTGTTGTTCTTTGTCATCGGTTCTCTGTTTCTGCGCGAGCAGTCGCTTTTCCgacttctccatctccttcTTCAGCTTTTCCGCTTGCAGCCTCAGATCATCATCGACGTGTCTGAAGATGTATGGGACAATGGCACTCCGTACCAACATCTCGATCTCCACTGTTCAACCAACTAGGCCCCATTCCAATGATTCCGTCACTCGTGAAGAACAAGCTCCGCCAATGCAGAGCGTAATGAAAGCTGTTTTCGTATTGCTGCGCCTCGGGTGAGATGGGCTGTTTTCTCTTGTACCGAGCCGCAACAGATTCACTAGCCTGAGACTCAAATCGATCCACCATTTTGAAAGCGAGCTTGTTGGCGAGCTGGCCCTTGATGGTATTTGGGTCACCTggtagttttttttttttttttttttttttttttgctcgtCGTCATTGTGCAGCGCCGCGAGCCCCTGGTCTGCTGTCCCAGACCATGGAAGGTTGTCAAACTTGCTAATCAGCTGCCGGTAGACGTCTATAAGGTTATCCAGTTTCTTCTGTTTCTCAActctttcctcctcttgCCGCCGTGCCTCTGTGTCCGTGTCCGTTTTGTTAATGGGTCTCTTGAGGGCATTCCGCAAGTATGTTGCCCAGTGGCGCACCTCACGGTCGACAAACTCACAAAGCCAGATGCGCGCCCGCTTCTCTGGCGGTAGTAACAATGGGGATTGAGCCACATCTTTATCCGTCATGGAGTTCGCGTCTATGTCgttagaagaggaagatgacaGGGAGGAAGCAAGGGCGGTGGCGACCGCGTCGAAGCTCGTTCCGTCACTTGAAAGATAGGCATGGGTCAGCCCAGTCACGCTTTCAAGGAACCGAATTAGGGGATTGATTGTCAGCAGTGCACGGCCGTTTAGAAAGTTCTCGGCATCTAGtattatgccaccaactgcaTCGAGGGGTGCGGCATCTAGGAACAACGTCGTCCCGTTGCGGGAAATCCTAGGCGACGGGGCGGCAATGGAGGAGCAACATCAGAGTCAGCATGTTCTCCCAGCTGAAGACGCTGTCTGTCTATTCGCAACGACTCAGGATGGATCAGAGATAGACAACCGAAAACAAAGTCTCTCGAATCTTTGGCTTGGCAGCCCTGACAGGCCCGAGGCCATTCGCGCAGGGCTAATCTACGTCCCTGGTTAATGGCTTGACGAGCAAACAAGGTGTTTGGAATGTCATCAATGTGGGCCATGGATAGCGGTACTAAGTATGCCATCATAATGGACCATGTCTTCGGCTCATGTCCCCTCATAAGGCCAGGATCCTGATAAGTCCATGTGGAGGCAGTCAATAGGGCTTCAAGGCTAACTTGGCGCTCGCCGCAAAGGAAGACAGcctgttattattattattatttaatcaagtttattgtccataccgagccctagagctatgatagaccatgatccgtggactcgaggtcagtggctattctacagtctcttgtccccataggttcctgaggcgttagcccccttctgtcatctttccgatccttttcctcgccccagaccgcctgtatgcgcagggcttttgagcacagtgctctccttgtgttttggagcaagatgggtgtggcctaggctgactctcagccttgggctaccctccctgctaccccctctcctgttctaactgcttcttccagtgcttccagtccccattcgtcatctcttcgggccctttctgccgtctgctgtaggtgcgcccggggtagagctatgctggcgctggctaggaattgtagcaatccccttgtagctttgggctctcctaggagtcgtccttgtgggtattcttctgccgtagtgggcctcataactccatctgtctccaggtccttgtagagcctgtttcgttggtgtcgccattcccgacattcaaagagaagatggtgtattgtctcccttgatataccgcatccctcacaggttgcatcctcccggacctggatctgatgtaggtatgttcctatggctgcatgtcctgacttcagttgaaaataacggcttgctaggtgtttgggagctattgcagctgccgggtcgagccgcca
This Aspergillus chevalieri M1 DNA, chromosome 3, nearly complete sequence DNA region includes the following protein-coding sequences:
- a CDS encoding RidA family protein (COG:J;~EggNog:ENOG410PP4P;~InterPro:IPR006175,IPR035959;~PFAM:PF01042) — encoded protein: MSSSQAIKAAGHVWLSGQIPADSQGNLITGSMADKTQAIIRNTEAILEEAGSSPDRVVKVVVYAKDASIMPEFSKVYNPAFPHKPARSMAEVSELPAGVDIQVDFIAVV
- a CDS encoding YciI family protein (COG:S;~EggNog:ENOG410PSN8;~InterPro:IPR011008,IPR005545;~PFAM:PF03795), which encodes MSASILCARKPALFTTWNYVSRGGRSPIRTVGYRTMATATGKPKEFLCILPDMPNALDIRKKVRPIHYEGIKPLVETGRLVVGEHPAEGEDALFKGSMIVYTGESVEDVREAINGDIYAKSGVWDLEKVQIIPYVSAVRKPMP
- a CDS encoding uncharacterized protein (COG:S;~EggNog:ENOG410PQM1); protein product: MDLQGQPIGASRSTKVTTDPKAYQQPISEPAGPVSNDSLAAESSTHGGAFSQNRGAEPLGVSGGQSTLNNTSTSGATTLPSAAVGTARENLDRQERYPEALGGQGNYPGAHLPQSGYTGGPTAAKQDLNIGSGQYSTHKVGAAGVSASGSGYQSQYNAGQAPSYVADVTEQFGNTKPHGKNIQEGGFDSDPKYNASFNNQVGNRQDPGRAGLNDLQYRVAQSGPDAGGGPRQKGVDNQQPYEALERDQRA
- a CDS encoding uncharacterized protein (COG:S;~EggNog:ENOG410PTME), with the protein product MTSHTTAQDLRKQETRTALQHNGTVPKDSEVSALKSMVNENTNKSKEIEDHRNNLPLPEQPPTASDWQSADQRTVNVGSGGREGPLSGEYNSALRDPATASSSVRTDGDEWHHSTAPSGNVGRQAKENLDGLPRDALAR
- a CDS encoding Ygr210 GTPase family protein (COG:J;~EggNog:ENOG410PFRY;~InterPro:IPR012675,IPR027417,IPR006073,IPR031167, IPR013646;~PFAM:PF08438,PF01926;~go_function: GO:0005525 - GTP binding [Evidence IEA]): MPRDPLIGLVGKPSSGKSTTLNSLTDASSKVGNFPFTTIDPQRAIGYLQIECACQRFNVSDRCKPNYGGCYEGRRSVPIELLDVAGLVPGAHEGRGLGNKFLDDLRHADALIHVVDVSGTTDAEGKATRGYDPSADIEWLRSEIVRWVLGNLMQKWGSIKRRHVAIKATAPETLQGQFSGYGSTVQTVIRCLDRIGLKEPLEEWSDETIEKVVRAFIDEKFPTVLALNKIDHPDSDKNISKIAKMQDPQSIVLCSAISEVFLRRLAKQNYIKYVEGSEFLDTREDLIDMGEPDGGGLKEMDEKLKTRVENMKDMVLYRFGSTGVVQCLSRAAELLGLVPVFPVRNLHTFSSGAGTAVFRDCVLVKKNSTVGDVARKVMGDVPISYVEGVGGTRVSEDEIVAVGKHDVLSFKPGR
- a CDS encoding uncharacterized protein (COG:S;~EggNog:ENOG410PZ7C); the protein is MPLPRTRIASLITLPLQTLRTQIRPTTPRPLQKTQPIRPISISGAYNKLFNKWRGVPPQEHAVDRTKHNADTTDPETKASGLGMSERDRKEGVADRSQSQATTERGGSGYGRKAKEEHPRAPEPVIGMNDERAQRGQ